The following are encoded together in the Candidatus Omnitrophota bacterium genome:
- a CDS encoding lysophospholipid acyltransferase family protein, giving the protein MMSINDRIKTFKRDFARNSLYVSSAVLNRLPYPFVRLLTHLFIAIGFRCAVRQRRIAAESLQIAFGRQKTQAEIKKITRDCFENFGRGMIELIYFMGHPKMIKQRVQFEGKEYLDAALRQGNGVIAVSAHFGNFPLMLLRFAQEGYKTNAIIRPARDQKIEEYFFALRTKLGLNTIYSHPRKDCVNNSLKVLRNNEFLFIPLDQNFGSAGGVFVDFFGQKAATATGPVIFAMRAGAPLLPIFVIRQKDDTHKIIIDPPLYLQEGKDSADTIFINTARITQVIERYITAYPQEWGWMHRRWKSRPASEAQNPTSTEVMV; this is encoded by the coding sequence ATGATGAGCATTAATGACCGAATAAAAACATTTAAAAGGGACTTTGCGCGAAATAGCCTCTATGTTTCCTCGGCGGTCCTCAATCGCCTGCCGTATCCCTTCGTAAGGCTCTTAACACATCTTTTTATTGCCATCGGTTTTCGTTGTGCAGTACGTCAGCGCCGGATCGCCGCCGAAAGCCTTCAGATCGCCTTTGGCCGGCAAAAGACCCAAGCTGAAATAAAGAAAATTACCCGTGATTGTTTTGAGAATTTTGGAAGAGGGATGATCGAGCTTATTTATTTTATGGGCCATCCTAAGATGATCAAGCAGCGTGTTCAATTTGAAGGAAAAGAATATTTAGACGCGGCGCTGCGCCAAGGTAACGGTGTTATTGCCGTCAGCGCTCATTTTGGGAATTTTCCTCTCATGCTTTTGCGTTTTGCCCAGGAAGGGTATAAAACGAACGCGATCATTCGTCCGGCTCGCGATCAAAAGATCGAGGAATACTTTTTTGCTTTACGTACCAAGTTGGGGCTTAATACGATCTACAGTCATCCCAGAAAAGATTGCGTGAATAATTCTTTGAAAGTGTTGCGCAATAATGAATTTCTGTTCATTCCGTTGGACCAAAATTTTGGCAGTGCGGGTGGAGTTTTTGTTGATTTCTTCGGACAAAAAGCAGCCACCGCGACAGGGCCGGTCATTTTCGCGATGCGGGCGGGCGCTCCGCTTTTGCCGATCTTTGTGATCCGTCAAAAAGATGATACGCATAAGATCATCATTGATCCGCCGCTTTATCTACAAGAAGGAAAAGACAGTGCGGATACGATCTTCATCAATACGGCGCGCATTACTCAAGTGATCGAACGCTACATCACGGCATATCCTCAAGAGTGGGGATGGATGCATCGAAGGTGGAAGAGCCGCCCGGCGTCTGAGGCGCAAAATCCAACCTCAACGGAGGTAATGGTATAA
- a CDS encoding response regulator: MKKPPISIVILSCGLFLAYGKIILQYQGLNPWLTAVSWVFVISSVGLLFLQEWARKILFFLSFFLIVFYAYAFNFIALLNQHITPLSFIAIVMPLVLTVFFLNLSGVKKYFQKMLIQPKGTILAIDDDRGLLKLLKVNLTSKGFDVVTALTGEQGLELARKRHPNLILLDVILPGKKGRQVCKELKEDPKTKDIPVVFLTAKDSPDDVQAEKEAGAVAHITKPIDSKKLFADISRILGI; the protein is encoded by the coding sequence ATGAAGAAACCTCCTATCAGTATTGTTATTTTATCCTGCGGGCTTTTCTTGGCCTATGGGAAAATTATTTTGCAATATCAAGGGCTTAATCCTTGGCTGACGGCTGTTTCCTGGGTTTTTGTGATCAGTAGCGTCGGACTTTTATTCTTGCAAGAATGGGCCCGGAAGATCTTATTTTTCTTAAGCTTTTTTTTGATCGTATTTTACGCGTACGCGTTTAACTTCATCGCGCTGCTGAATCAGCACATTACGCCACTTTCATTTATCGCGATCGTTATGCCATTGGTCTTAACGGTTTTCTTCCTTAATCTTTCCGGCGTAAAGAAATATTTCCAGAAAATGCTGATCCAGCCCAAAGGGACCATTCTTGCAATCGATGATGACCGTGGCTTGCTCAAACTGCTGAAAGTAAATCTTACTTCAAAGGGATTTGATGTTGTAACCGCTTTAACAGGCGAGCAAGGATTAGAATTAGCGAGAAAAAGGCATCCCAATTTGATCCTGCTGGATGTTATTTTGCCGGGGAAAAAGGGGCGGCAGGTTTGCAAAGAATTAAAGGAAGACCCAAAAACGAAAGATATTCCGGTTGTTTTCCTAACGGCCAAAGATTCTCCCGACGATGTTCAAGCCGAGAAGGAAGCCGGGGCGGTGGCGCATATCACCAAGCCGATCGATTCCAAGAAACTTTTTGCTGACATTAGCAGGATACTTGGAATTTAA
- a CDS encoding adenosine-specific kinase has translation MDIKSVKINKPEDVNVIIGQAHFIKTVEDLYEAIVSAAGQIKFGLAFCEASGDCKIRAEGNDEALKKLAVDNAMNLSAGHSFVIMLSNGFPINILNQIKSVVEVCTIFAATANPLEVIIADNGFGRGILGVIDGSKPKGIEDEKDIKWRKDLLRKFGYKR, from the coding sequence ATGGACATCAAATCCGTTAAGATCAATAAACCTGAAGATGTGAATGTTATTATCGGGCAAGCCCATTTTATTAAAACCGTGGAAGATCTCTATGAAGCGATCGTTTCGGCGGCCGGGCAAATAAAATTTGGGTTGGCGTTTTGCGAGGCTTCGGGAGATTGCAAGATCCGCGCGGAAGGCAATGATGAGGCGCTTAAGAAACTAGCTGTCGATAATGCCATGAATTTATCCGCCGGGCATAGTTTTGTGATTATGCTGTCGAACGGATTTCCGATCAATATCTTAAATCAGATCAAGAGTGTTGTTGAGGTATGCACGATCTTTGCGGCCACGGCGAATCCATTGGAGGTGATCATTGCCGATAACGGTTTTGGCCGAGGGATCCTAGGTGTCATTGACGGGTCAAAACCTAAAGGCATTGAAGATGAAAAGGATATCAAATGGCGTAAAGATCTTTTGCGCAAATTTGGGTATAAGCGTTAA
- a CDS encoding DUF502 domain-containing protein, with protein MKKQLKRYFIYGLTIFLPIMLTVYLIILTFNFIDGFLGKAIKPIFINIFGFYFNGTSILIFILLIFSIGFVTTHFLGKKLYPWFEKQLLKLPFFRQVYPAMKEIALFLFSHERPAFKQVVLVEYPRKGAYSLGFLMNDSAKSICQKIGKETCNVLIPTSPSPFSGFVVIIPKDEVILTDMTVEQAVKFFVSDGVVNPE; from the coding sequence ATGAAAAAACAATTAAAGCGTTATTTTATATACGGTTTAACGATCTTTTTACCGATTATGCTGACCGTTTATCTTATCATTCTCACCTTTAATTTTATTGATGGGTTTTTGGGAAAAGCCATCAAGCCGATCTTCATCAATATTTTTGGATTTTATTTTAACGGAACAAGCATTCTTATTTTTATTCTTCTGATATTTTCGATCGGGTTTGTAACTACGCATTTTTTGGGAAAAAAGCTTTATCCTTGGTTCGAAAAACAACTTTTAAAATTACCGTTTTTTAGGCAGGTATACCCTGCGATGAAGGAAATTGCTTTGTTTCTTTTTTCCCATGAAAGGCCGGCGTTTAAACAGGTTGTCTTGGTCGAATATCCGCGCAAAGGCGCCTATTCACTGGGGTTTTTGATGAATGATTCCGCTAAAAGCATTTGCCAAAAAATCGGAAAAGAAACTTGCAATGTCCTCATTCCCACTTCGCCAAGCCCGTTTTCCGGGTTTGTGGTCATTATCCCCAAGGATGAAGTTATTCTGACGGATATGACGGTTGAACAGGCAGTTAAATTCTTTGTTTCCGATGGTGTTGTTAATCCTGAATGA
- the secA gene encoding preprotein translocase subunit SecA: MFDFFIRSSIVNSAQRFIDRLTPEVNVHIPKDLPLPSIGIIKRMSAVVSQVNGLEEKVRKLSDEQLRLATEQFKQKIRESIKSNEEEVKKINSLYIASFSQDEKESLSLDLNRAKEDLRRVRENTLREILPEAFAVVREAGRRKLNMRHFDIQLIGGMVLHEGKITEMATGEGKTLVATLAAYLNALAGKGVHVVTVNDYLAKRDREWMGPLYEMLGLTVGVIQHDMDSRQRQQAYGCDITYGTNNEFGFDYLRDNMVNYKEEMVQPGHHFAIVDEVDSILVDEARTPLIISGPAEESTDKYYRANEIIQKLKGRRVTEKEEIDAKHRGEDLSKGFDYVAEEKAKSISLTEDGELKSAKLFGVATLHDIETTEYRHHILQALRAREFFRLDVDYVVRDGKVVIVDEFTGRMMPGRRWSDGLHQAVEAKEGIKIERENQTLATITFQNYFRMYEKLSGMTGTAYTEANEFKQIYKLDCIVMPTNRVLSRTNHPDSIYKTEQEKFNAVVEEINTLHIKGRPVLVGTISIERSEYLSSLLKRRGIAHQVLNAKYHELEAHIVAQAGRYKAVTIATNMAGRGTDIVLGGNAEYLARSLAEEKSKEAAEQPAQEDSYQKFLVQFKTQTKEEHEKVIVAGGLHVLGTERHESRRIDNQLRGRSGRQGDPGSSRFYVSLEDDLMRLFGSDRIMNIMNTLGMEEGQVIEHPLVTRAIEIAQKRVETHNFEIRKQLLEYDNVMNKQREVIYRMRRSILDGENIKERILQAIDDAGYNLTLQYLSNEPQDIEGMISALKSQFGFNLQASLDELSTMTKEQLTDFIIEQLKNAYHEKEKEVAPEHLRGLERIILLQTIDSKWKDHLYAMDQLKEGIHYRAFAQRDPLVEYQREGFLMFEQMYASISEEVAQTMFKVQAVAPKEQFKGVFSSLPQQFVHSDFSSLSQQAGQRKAQQQPDQPQPQERQKPAAPQTYHRAGPDVGRNDPCPCGSGKKYKKCCGRNS, translated from the coding sequence ATGTTCGATTTTTTTATCCGTAGTTCTATCGTCAATTCCGCTCAACGGTTTATTGACCGCTTAACCCCTGAGGTTAATGTCCATATCCCTAAGGATCTGCCTTTGCCTTCCATCGGTATTATTAAAAGAATGAGCGCTGTCGTTTCTCAAGTAAATGGGTTGGAAGAAAAGGTGCGAAAATTATCCGACGAACAATTGAGACTAGCCACCGAACAATTCAAACAAAAGATAAGAGAATCTATCAAATCTAACGAAGAAGAAGTTAAGAAAATAAATTCTCTTTATATCGCTTCTTTTTCGCAGGATGAAAAAGAATCATTAAGCTTAGATCTTAATCGCGCCAAAGAAGACCTGCGCCGTGTGAGAGAAAATACCTTGCGAGAGATTCTGCCGGAAGCCTTTGCCGTTGTCCGTGAAGCCGGGCGGCGTAAATTAAATATGCGCCATTTCGACATTCAACTTATCGGTGGTATGGTTTTACACGAGGGAAAAATTACCGAAATGGCGACCGGTGAAGGAAAAACATTAGTAGCAACCTTAGCGGCATATCTTAATGCCTTAGCCGGAAAAGGTGTTCATGTGGTGACCGTTAACGATTATTTAGCCAAGCGCGACCGGGAATGGATGGGGCCTCTTTATGAAATGTTGGGTCTTACCGTTGGCGTCATTCAACATGATATGGACAGCCGTCAACGTCAACAAGCTTACGGTTGTGACATTACGTACGGAACGAACAATGAATTTGGTTTTGATTATCTGCGCGACAATATGGTCAATTACAAAGAAGAGATGGTCCAGCCCGGCCATCACTTCGCTATTGTTGACGAAGTGGACAGTATTTTAGTTGATGAAGCCAGAACGCCTTTGATCATTTCCGGCCCGGCGGAAGAATCGACCGATAAATACTATCGCGCCAATGAGATCATTCAAAAACTCAAAGGGCGCCGTGTTACCGAAAAAGAAGAAATCGACGCCAAGCACCGCGGTGAAGATCTTTCTAAGGGATTTGATTATGTGGCCGAGGAAAAAGCAAAATCAATTTCTTTGACCGAAGACGGCGAATTAAAATCAGCCAAGCTTTTTGGTGTTGCGACATTGCATGATATTGAAACGACCGAATACCGCCACCATATTTTACAGGCCTTAAGAGCCAGAGAATTTTTCCGCCTGGACGTTGATTATGTTGTGCGCGACGGAAAAGTCGTGATCGTCGATGAATTTACCGGGCGTATGATGCCGGGACGCCGCTGGTCGGACGGCCTTCATCAAGCGGTTGAAGCGAAAGAAGGCATTAAGATCGAGCGGGAAAATCAAACATTGGCCACCATCACGTTCCAAAATTATTTCCGTATGTATGAAAAACTTTCAGGGATGACCGGTACGGCTTATACGGAAGCCAATGAATTTAAGCAGATCTATAAACTTGATTGTATCGTGATGCCGACCAACCGAGTTTTAAGCCGGACAAATCATCCGGATTCGATTTATAAGACCGAGCAGGAAAAATTTAATGCTGTTGTTGAGGAGATCAATACATTGCATATCAAAGGTCGTCCGGTTTTAGTCGGGACGATCTCCATTGAAAGATCCGAATATTTATCTAGCCTCTTAAAGCGCCGCGGCATCGCGCATCAAGTTCTTAACGCGAAGTATCATGAGTTAGAAGCGCATATCGTTGCGCAAGCCGGACGCTATAAAGCGGTCACTATCGCCACCAACATGGCCGGACGCGGAACAGATATTGTTTTGGGCGGAAACGCGGAATATCTCGCCAGGAGTTTAGCCGAAGAAAAAAGCAAAGAAGCCGCAGAGCAGCCTGCTCAGGAAGATTCGTATCAAAAATTTCTTGTACAATTTAAAACACAAACCAAAGAAGAGCATGAAAAGGTCATTGTGGCCGGCGGCCTACATGTTTTAGGGACCGAGCGCCATGAATCGCGGCGCATTGATAATCAGTTGCGCGGGCGTTCCGGACGTCAGGGCGATCCGGGCTCATCAAGATTTTATGTTTCTTTGGAAGATGATCTGATGCGCCTTTTTGGTTCTGACCGGATCATGAATATCATGAATACTTTAGGGATGGAAGAAGGCCAAGTGATCGAGCACCCCTTAGTGACGCGCGCCATTGAGATCGCTCAAAAGAGAGTGGAAACGCATAACTTTGAAATTCGTAAGCAGCTTTTGGAATATGACAATGTGATGAATAAACAGCGTGAGGTTATTTATCGCATGCGCCGTTCTATTCTCGATGGAGAAAATATCAAAGAACGTATCCTGCAGGCCATCGACGATGCCGGGTATAATTTGACACTGCAATATTTATCCAATGAGCCGCAAGATATTGAAGGCATGATATCAGCGCTTAAATCACAATTTGGTTTTAATCTGCAAGCTTCCTTGGACGAATTATCAACAATGACCAAAGAGCAACTGACAGATTTTATCATTGAACAATTAAAAAACGCCTATCACGAGAAAGAAAAAGAAGTTGCGCCGGAACATCTGCGCGGCCTCGAGCGGATCATTTTGCTTCAGACGATCGATTCTAAGTGGAAAGATCATCTTTACGCGATGGATCAATTAAAAGAGGGAATTCATTACCGCGCGTTTGCCCAGCGTGATCCATTGGTGGAATATCAGCGGGAAGGTTTCTTGATGTTTGAACAGATGTATGCTTCCATCAGTGAAGAAGTCGCGCAGACGATGTTTAAGGTGCAAGCCGTTGCGCCTAAAGAACAGTTCAAGGGTGTTTTTAGCTCCCTGCCGCAACAATTTGTGCATAGCGATTTTTCAAGTCTTTCGCAACAAGCCGGGCAACGTAAAGCTCAGCAGCAACCAGATCAGCCACAACCACAAGAACGCCAAAAACCTGCAGCGCCTCAAACATATCATAGAGCCGGTCCCGACGTGGGGCGTAACGATCCGTGCCCTTGCGGCAGCGGGAAAAAATATAAAAAATGTTGTGGCCGCAATTCCTAA
- a CDS encoding HAD family hydrolase, giving the protein MLKDIKLVIFDLDGTLVDAYPAIVRSFNLTMRKLNLPTQKSTVIHRAVGWGDKNLLKPFVGDKNISMALRIYRKDHKTSLRQKTKFLPHAKDLLAYLKKKKYRLAIASNRPTKFTHIILEHLKVKDWFDYILCGDKMKRSKPHPDILLKTLNRFSLRPQEAVYVGDMTVDVLAGKRAKIKTIAVATGSNTKKELQKLKPFRLIDHVGELKKILDGAAG; this is encoded by the coding sequence ATGCTAAAAGATATTAAGCTGGTGATCTTTGACTTGGATGGAACATTGGTAGACGCTTATCCGGCGATCGTGCGCAGTTTTAACTTGACGATGCGCAAGTTGAATTTACCAACGCAAAAAAGCACGGTTATCCATCGTGCGGTCGGCTGGGGCGATAAGAATTTATTAAAACCATTTGTCGGCGATAAAAATATTTCTATGGCTTTACGGATCTACCGCAAGGACCATAAGACTTCTTTACGCCAAAAGACGAAATTTTTGCCTCACGCGAAAGACTTGTTGGCGTATCTTAAAAAGAAAAAATATCGTTTAGCGATCGCCAGTAATCGCCCGACCAAGTTCACGCACATTATCTTGGAACATCTTAAAGTTAAAGATTGGTTTGACTATATTCTTTGTGGCGATAAAATGAAAAGGTCAAAACCGCATCCGGATATTTTGCTAAAGACCTTAAATAGGTTCTCTCTTCGCCCTCAAGAAGCGGTTTATGTGGGCGATATGACGGTTGATGTCTTAGCCGGGAAAAGAGCCAAGATCAAAACGATCGCGGTTGCGACCGGATCAAACACAAAAAAAGAATTACAAAAATTAAAGCCGTTTCGTCTGATCGATCACGTCGGCGAATTAAAAAAGATCTTAGACGGCGCGGCCGGTTAA
- the lnt gene encoding apolipoprotein N-acyltransferase → MTNSRSVFSYDFFKHPLFLCLLSASFLVLSFPQFDIWIFAWVALIPLMAALDGKKILASFFLSYFTGVLFFAGTLFWFIHVTLLGMILLILYFAVYFGLFGLGYYFFSKQAVLSKIFVLPSLWVILELARSRLLSGFGWVSMGHSQYKNLPLIQVADIAGMFVISFVVVMANVLFKEVMTKKLSRAYIKKEILIPAVLVIFVLTSFLVYGSYRLNQPRTPAQFNIAVIQANIAQEMKWNEEFWPAILKKHLDLTQEAAQQKPDLIIWPETAFPGFVWESPELFSSLREVVAKNKIPLLLGLVIQNDGAYYNSAILINKDGKIIKQHDKLHLVPFGEYVPLRDVFPFLADLAPIGDFTPGMEYTLFPAMVEAKPKDRSIGDFSVLICFEDTVPEISAKFTQAKTNLLINMTNDAWFKDTKAPFLHLQAAVFRTIENRKNLVRAANTGVSCFIDEFGKITNYVQNKNGKKTYVAGYATGDVALNTTQTFYTKHPDLFTYFCFGGILMGIALKKLKISAWTKS, encoded by the coding sequence ATGACAAATTCACGATCTGTATTCTCCTACGATTTTTTTAAACATCCTCTTTTTTTGTGCCTTTTAAGCGCCAGCTTTCTTGTTTTATCTTTTCCTCAATTTGATATCTGGATTTTTGCTTGGGTTGCTCTTATTCCGCTCATGGCGGCTTTAGACGGAAAAAAGATCCTCGCGTCATTTTTCTTAAGTTATTTCACGGGTGTATTATTTTTTGCCGGAACCCTTTTCTGGTTTATTCATGTGACTCTTTTAGGGATGATCTTGCTTATTTTATACTTTGCCGTTTATTTTGGATTATTTGGGCTCGGGTATTATTTCTTCTCTAAACAAGCGGTTCTTTCCAAAATCTTTGTTTTGCCGTCGCTTTGGGTTATTTTAGAATTAGCAAGGTCGCGTTTATTAAGCGGTTTTGGCTGGGTGAGCATGGGGCATTCTCAATATAAAAATCTGCCGCTCATTCAAGTTGCCGATATCGCGGGGATGTTCGTTATTTCTTTTGTTGTGGTGATGGCTAATGTTCTTTTCAAGGAAGTGATGACAAAAAAACTTAGCCGCGCGTATATCAAGAAAGAAATCTTAATTCCGGCTGTTTTAGTTATTTTTGTTTTAACGTCTTTTTTGGTTTACGGATCTTATCGGTTGAACCAGCCAAGAACGCCGGCGCAATTTAACATAGCGGTCATCCAGGCCAATATCGCGCAGGAGATGAAATGGAATGAGGAATTCTGGCCGGCGATCTTAAAGAAACATTTAGACTTAACGCAAGAAGCGGCTCAGCAAAAACCGGATCTGATCATCTGGCCGGAAACAGCTTTTCCGGGATTTGTGTGGGAGTCGCCGGAACTTTTCTCTAGCTTAAGAGAAGTCGTGGCGAAAAATAAGATCCCTCTTCTTTTAGGCCTGGTGATACAAAATGACGGCGCGTATTATAATTCAGCCATCCTTATCAATAAAGACGGGAAAATCATCAAGCAGCATGACAAGTTACATCTGGTTCCCTTTGGAGAATATGTTCCCTTAAGGGATGTTTTTCCTTTTTTGGCGGATTTGGCTCCCATCGGGGATTTTACTCCGGGGATGGAATATACGCTTTTTCCTGCCATGGTCGAGGCAAAACCGAAAGATAGGTCTATCGGAGATTTTTCTGTCCTCATCTGTTTTGAAGACACTGTTCCTGAGATTTCCGCGAAATTTACGCAAGCGAAAACAAATCTTTTGATCAATATGACCAATGATGCCTGGTTTAAAGACACTAAAGCTCCGTTTTTGCATTTACAGGCGGCGGTTTTTCGTACCATTGAAAATCGTAAAAACTTAGTGCGCGCCGCCAATACGGGAGTGAGTTGTTTTATCGATGAGTTTGGAAAAATAACGAATTATGTTCAAAATAAAAATGGCAAGAAGACTTATGTGGCCGGTTACGCCACCGGCGATGTCGCTCTTAATACGACACAAACGTTTTACACAAAACATCCAGATCTTTTTACATATTTTTGTTTTGGCGGTATACTAATGGGGATCGCGTTAAAGAAATTAAAAATTTCAGCATGGACCAAATCTTAA
- the prfB gene encoding peptide chain release factor 2 (programmed frameshift) yields MIDDIRKKIESLESKLSYLGGFFDLPRKIETMSAIQAKMSEPAFWDDNSKANKLMRELKVLKSEVEPFQDQVKKIGDLKEFLEISKNDQDFLLQIKSDVDTIEKDINATELRAFLSGEFDHNNAILSINAGAGGTESCDWANMLLRMYLRWADNKNYKVKTLDILPGEEAGIKNVTISIEGEAAYGFLKAEKGVHRLVRISPFDSNKRRHTSFASVDVIPEIEDDIEIEIDTDDLRIDIFRSSGPGGQSVNTTDSAVRLTHLPTGVVVQCQNERSQLQNRQTAMKILRARLYEIRQKEKDDKMSVEYGEKQKIEWGSQIRSYVMQPYTLVKDHRSDVETGNVLKVLDGDIDFFIESFLKIKSKKS; encoded by the exons ATGATTGACGACATTCGAAAAAAAATAGAATCTCTGGAATCCAAGCTGTCTTACCTT GGGGGTTTCTTTGACCTGCCGCGTAAAATAGAGACGATGTCCGCTATTCAGGCCAAGATGTCCGAACCTGCCTTTTGGGATGACAATTCAAAAGCAAATAAATTGATGCGCGAATTAAAGGTTCTTAAATCTGAAGTTGAACCGTTCCAGGATCAGGTCAAAAAAATAGGGGATTTAAAGGAATTTCTGGAGATCTCCAAAAATGATCAGGATTTTCTCCTTCAGATCAAATCCGACGTTGATACAATAGAAAAAGATATTAATGCGACGGAATTGCGTGCTTTTTTATCAGGAGAATTTGACCATAATAATGCTATTCTAAGCATCAATGCCGGGGCCGGCGGGACCGAATCCTGCGATTGGGCCAATATGCTTCTTCGTATGTATTTGCGCTGGGCGGATAATAAGAATTATAAAGTAAAAACTTTGGATATTTTGCCCGGGGAAGAAGCCGGCATAAAAAACGTGACTATTTCGATAGAAGGTGAAGCGGCGTACGGATTTTTGAAAGCGGAAAAAGGCGTTCATCGTTTGGTCCGAATTTCTCCTTTTGATTCTAATAAACGCCGTCACACCTCGTTTGCTTCTGTTGATGTTATTCCGGAGATCGAGGATGACATTGAAATTGAGATCGATACAGATGATCTGCGTATTGATATTTTCCGTTCCTCCGGGCCCGGCGGGCAAAGCGTTAATACCACCGATTCAGCGGTGCGCTTAACACATCTTCCGACGGGTGTTGTGGTCCAGTGCCAAAACGAACGCTCGCAGCTGCAGAACCGGCAAACAGCCATGAAGATCTTACGCGCGCGGCTTTATGAAATCAGACAAAAAGAAAAAGATGATAAAATGTCTGTTGAGTACGGCGAGAAACAAAAGATCGAATGGGGAAGCCAGATCCGTTCTTACGTCATGCAGCCGTATACTTTAGTTAAAGATCATCGCAGTGATGTCGAAACCGGCAATGTCCTGAAAGTCTTAGACGGGGATATTGACTTTTTCATTGAATCCTTTTTAAAAATAAAATCAAAGAAAAGCTAA